A stretch of the Medicago truncatula cultivar Jemalong A17 chromosome 5, MtrunA17r5.0-ANR, whole genome shotgun sequence genome encodes the following:
- the LOC25495004 gene encoding uncharacterized protein, protein MSDPEGNTNGDEDPETSTVVEKAKECENEDWPPEDEDEVEKERSEERKRAEDWKKTVGGSRDFYYFMLRASMIRAEIRAEGLLGCCLRRNLLCLEWSETYTALMVDYFNFIFPRISVQIAAIEESLIFFYGKKESPNKSVAQIDKDILEANLHCLERLMMLLGGKTLRDVINRMKVVFQNNDIKLLRDATQQARNVSDKLFKLLQAYFKLGVNLGLPEAKSIVVFSVSVERFKNSADMTAMKAYEVLQKFDKMASGGIETSSNRETLTLLDRLFKNKPPSDPVSDEVTRACDFIDGCTEEQISAFYKKEWESKAGFGAWFAKKELGG, encoded by the exons atgaGTGATCCTGAGGGAAACACAAACGGTGATGAAGATCCTGAAACTTCTACCGTCGTCG AGAAAGCTAAGGAATGTGAGAACGAGGATTGGCCACCCGAAGACGAGGACGAAGTAGAGAAAGAAAGATCGGAAGAAAGGAAAAGGGCGGAGGACTGGAAAAAAACAGTTGGTGGAAGTCGAG atttttattattttatgcttAGAGCTTCTATGATCCGCGCGGAAATTAGAGCGGAg gGCCTTTTGGGATGTTGCCTTAGGCGCAACCTACTCTGTCTGGAATGGAGCGAGACTTATACTGCACTTATGGTGGACtattttaacttcatttttccaCGCATTAGTGTGCAAATAGCTGCGATTGAGGAGTCCCTGATTTTTTTCTATGGAAAAAAGGAATCCCC GAACAAATCTGTTGCACAAATTGATAAGGATATCCTTGAGGCAAACCTTCATTGCCTTGAGCGCCTAATGAT gtTACTTGGTGGCAAAACATTGAGAGATGTTATTAATAGAATGAAAGTTGTCTTCCAAAACAATGACATCAAACTGTTAAGAGATGCTACACAGCAGGCGAGAAATGTTTCAGACAAGCTGTTTAAGCTACTTCAGGCTTATTTTAAG CTTGGAGTCAATTTGGGGCTACCGGAGGCTAAATCTATCGTGGTTTTCTCTGTTTCTGTCGAGCGTTTTAAGAACTCAGCTGATATGA CTGCTATGAAAGCATATGAAGTATTGCAAAAATTCGATAAGATGGCTTCTGGTGGTATTGAAACTTCATCAAATCGTGAGACTCTAACACTGCTTGATAGACTTTTCAAGAACAAGCCACCATCTGATCCAG TGAGCGATGAAGTGACTAGAGCATGTGACTTTATTGATGGATGTACCGAAGAACAGATATCTG CTTTTTATAAAAAGGAATGGGAGAGCAAAG CTGGTTTTGGGGCATGGTTTGCAAAGAAGGAGTTGGGAGGATAG
- the LOC11407018 gene encoding transcription factor MYC2, translating to MGTLSTLRPPVRPSQPPQSATGFNQDTLQQRLQALIEGVKEIWTYAIFWQPSYDYSGSSLLGWGDGYYKGEEDKTKVKKSIVTSPAEQEHRRKVLRELYSLISGNPVTEESPVDEEVTDMEWFFLVSMTQSFVNDGGLPGQAYFNSTPVWLVGGENLVLSHCERARQGQEHGLETLVCVPSANGVLELGSTELIYQNNDFMDKVKMLLDFNNDFDFGSSSHSSSTIAHQGENVTGP from the coding sequence ATGGGGACCTTATCCACCTTAAGGCCACCGGTGCGGCCATCACAACCACCACAATCAGCCACCGGATTCAACCAAGACACTCTCCAACAACGTCTTCAAGCTTTAATTGAAGGCGTAAAAGAAATCTGGACCTACGCTATCTTCTGGCAACCTTCTTATGACTATTCAGGTTCTTCGTTACTCGGTTGGGGTGACGGATACTATAAAGGCGAAGAAGACAAAACAAAAGTGAAGAAATCAATAGTTACTTCACCTGCTGAACAAGAACACCGAAGAAAAGTTCTCAGAGAACTTTATTCATTAATCTCCGGTAATCCAGTTACGGAAGAATCTCCTGTTGATGAAGAAGTTACTGATATGGAGTGGTTCTTTTTAGTTTCCATGACTCAGTCTTTTGTTAACGACGGTGGACTTCCTGGACAAGCTTATTTCAACTCAACTCCGGTGTGGCTGGTTGGCGGTGAGAATCTTGTCCTCTCGCACTGCGAGAGGGCGAGACAAGGTCAAGAACACGGTTTAGAGACGCTGGTGTGTGTACCGTCAGCGAACGGCGTTTTAGAGCTTGGATCGACCGAATTGATTTATCAAAACAATGATTTCATGGATAAAGTGAAGATGTTATTGGATTTCaataatgattttgattttggatcTTCTTCGCATAGTTCTTCTACAATAGCTCATCAAGGTGAGAATGTTACTGGGCCATAG